Proteins co-encoded in one Streptomyces roseochromogenus subsp. oscitans DS 12.976 genomic window:
- a CDS encoding glycosyltransferase family 2 protein — MMEPRIAVAVVTMGNRPCEVDALLESVAKQDLAPARIVIVGNGCRLPEFARRLSLPGEVTAIDVEDNLGCPGGRNVALARLREFGDVDVVVELDDDGLLVDADVLRRVRDLYAADPRLGIVGFRIADEHGETQQRHVPRVGKSDPMRGGYVTGFLGGGHALRMAMLAETGDWPAEFFFAHEETDLAWRAADAGWKILYTPELLLQHPKTSPARHAIYYRVNARNRVWLVRRRLPLPLIPVHLGVWTLLTLARTRSLAGLKAWFGGFVEGLREPAGGRRPMRWRTVWRLTRLGRPPVI, encoded by the coding sequence CGGCCCTGCGAGGTCGACGCCCTGCTGGAGTCCGTGGCCAAGCAGGACCTCGCCCCCGCCCGCATCGTCATCGTCGGCAACGGCTGCCGGCTGCCCGAGTTCGCCCGTCGGCTCTCCCTGCCCGGCGAGGTCACCGCCATCGACGTGGAGGACAACCTCGGCTGTCCGGGCGGCCGGAACGTCGCCCTGGCCCGGCTGCGGGAGTTCGGCGACGTCGACGTCGTCGTGGAACTGGACGACGACGGGCTGCTCGTCGACGCCGATGTGCTGCGGCGCGTACGGGACCTGTACGCCGCCGACCCCCGCCTCGGCATCGTCGGCTTCCGCATCGCCGACGAGCACGGCGAGACGCAGCAGCGGCATGTGCCGAGGGTCGGCAAGTCCGACCCGATGCGCGGCGGGTACGTCACCGGGTTCCTCGGCGGCGGACATGCCCTGCGCATGGCGATGCTGGCCGAGACCGGGGACTGGCCCGCCGAGTTCTTCTTCGCGCACGAGGAGACCGACCTCGCCTGGCGCGCCGCCGACGCCGGCTGGAAGATCCTCTACACCCCCGAGCTGCTGCTCCAGCACCCCAAGACCTCACCGGCCCGGCACGCCATCTACTACCGCGTCAACGCCCGCAATCGCGTCTGGCTCGTCCGGCGCCGGCTGCCGTTGCCGCTGATCCCCGTGCACCTCGGGGTGTGGACGCTGCTCACCCTAGCCCGCACCCGTTCCCTGGCGGGGCTGAAGGCCTGGTTCGGCGGGTTCGTGGAAGGGCTGCGGGAACCGGCGGGCGGGCGTCGGCCCATGCGCTGGCGGACGGTGTGGCGGCTCACCCGGCTCGGGCGCCCGCCGGTGATCTGA
- a CDS encoding AfsR/SARP family transcriptional regulator, translating into MRRCELRFGLLGPPVLYDRPPFEISSDTPDDGVRAIGSPKVRVLLAALLLEPGRVVSVESLKDALWGGAPPVSAQASLHNHVTRLRRLLDDPDRLRAVPPGYVLRVDHGELDVHVFDARVAEARAAHARRDWSGVVRACTAGLALWRGTPLSGLPADLGGYALVQRLEEARLLLLERRYDAELALGGARLAALVPELAALVAEYPLREAYHRQLMLALHRTGRQAEALAVHRDLRARLIEELGIEPGLAVREAHVEVLRGSDEEQRRPDEERAGLRRAVGGKVRRLPQGAGQVDGTAEEEGEPSAPHKDAEPGPDARLTPRPAQLPAPPAHFTGRADARRALRHALTEPPAPAPAVAVISGMAGVGKSALALHVAHELRDRFTDGQLYVNLHGATPGMTPLSSAQALAALLRDLGAEPRSIPEHPDAAAALLRSLLAPARILLVLDDAANAAQVRPLLPAGPGCAVIVTSRSPLTALDGARRFPLAPLTGEDSAALLRAVSGREGLDAGHALVELTGRLPLALRVVAARLAARRALTPDVLAGQLAETGGRLRHLEYDDLSVRRSLAVAHDALAAAEREADRDAALALRRIGWLDLPTYGAPLIARLTGTDERRAEAALDRLVDVALLEETAYGRYAPHDLVRDFARELADTGRDMGTRKDAGAGALGAPPDAAARPGAQPDTVHRTDSDEETTPACAASACDSELAALRWYAAVAERVLEAVVEPGLDQEDRRRATSTQPAQHAADVTELLSFESAEEAFAWGEVELENVVALVARNADTSDRLRAAHLSVLARLLFPYVQRGGRVAEMEVLGRAALGAARRLGDAAAEAYALGDLAGLHFMTGRQKDALALTDRSLEIWRRLGVVSRIRRCLNNRGLLLEGLGRFAESGEALRQSLAYSRQLNDPYGEAVTHSHLGNLYEHTDPRAAIEQHRRSLAIGDAIGAVIVQHSAHCNIGYAHLTLGEPAAAAGHFEKSLRILGGHGDWHGESQTRLGLVRALRQLGETERAGHECAELLSRADARADRYMGGLARHQHGLLLHARGQRAEAYDAWRAALAALDGTDEQTIVTELRELLTQ; encoded by the coding sequence ATGCGGCGGTGCGAGCTGCGGTTCGGACTGCTGGGGCCGCCCGTCCTGTACGACCGGCCGCCGTTCGAGATCTCGTCCGACACCCCCGACGACGGCGTCCGTGCCATCGGCAGTCCCAAGGTACGCGTGCTGCTCGCCGCGCTGTTGCTGGAGCCGGGCCGGGTCGTGTCGGTGGAGTCGCTGAAGGACGCCCTGTGGGGCGGGGCGCCGCCCGTCTCCGCGCAGGCATCTCTGCACAACCATGTCACCCGGCTGCGCCGGCTCCTGGACGACCCCGACCGGCTCAGAGCCGTACCACCGGGGTACGTACTGCGCGTCGATCACGGCGAGTTGGACGTGCACGTCTTCGACGCCCGGGTCGCCGAGGCGCGGGCCGCGCATGCCCGGCGGGACTGGTCGGGCGTCGTACGGGCCTGCACCGCCGGGCTCGCGCTCTGGCGCGGCACCCCGCTCAGCGGGCTCCCCGCCGACCTCGGCGGGTATGCACTGGTACAGCGCCTGGAGGAGGCCCGGCTGCTCCTGCTGGAGCGGCGCTACGACGCCGAACTCGCCCTGGGCGGCGCTCGGCTGGCCGCGCTCGTCCCGGAGCTCGCGGCGCTGGTCGCCGAGTATCCGCTGCGCGAGGCGTACCACCGTCAGCTGATGCTCGCCCTGCACCGCACCGGCCGTCAGGCCGAGGCTCTCGCCGTCCACCGTGATCTGCGCGCCCGCCTGATCGAGGAACTCGGCATCGAACCCGGCCTCGCGGTACGCGAGGCGCATGTCGAGGTGCTGCGGGGGAGTGACGAGGAGCAGCGGCGGCCGGACGAGGAGCGCGCCGGCCTCCGGCGGGCCGTGGGCGGCAAGGTCCGCCGACTCCCGCAGGGCGCGGGGCAGGTGGACGGCACCGCCGAGGAGGAGGGGGAACCGTCGGCCCCGCACAAGGACGCCGAGCCGGGGCCGGACGCCCGGCTGACCCCGCGTCCGGCCCAACTCCCGGCGCCGCCAGCCCATTTCACCGGCCGCGCAGATGCCCGTCGCGCGCTGCGGCACGCGCTCACCGAGCCGCCCGCCCCCGCCCCGGCCGTCGCTGTGATCAGCGGCATGGCGGGCGTCGGCAAGAGCGCGCTCGCCCTGCATGTCGCGCATGAGCTACGGGATCGATTCACCGACGGTCAGCTCTACGTCAACCTGCACGGCGCCACCCCCGGCATGACCCCGCTCAGCTCAGCCCAGGCACTTGCCGCACTGCTCCGGGACCTGGGCGCCGAGCCACGCAGCATCCCCGAACACCCGGACGCGGCAGCCGCGTTGCTCCGCTCGCTGCTCGCCCCGGCCCGCATCCTGCTGGTGCTGGACGACGCGGCGAACGCCGCCCAGGTACGCCCCCTGCTGCCGGCCGGGCCCGGCTGCGCGGTGATCGTCACCAGCCGCTCGCCACTCACCGCCCTCGACGGCGCCCGGCGCTTCCCGCTCGCCCCGCTGACCGGCGAGGACAGCGCGGCACTGCTGCGCGCGGTGAGCGGACGCGAGGGGCTGGACGCCGGGCACGCACTGGTCGAGCTGACCGGCCGGCTCCCGCTGGCGCTCCGCGTCGTCGCCGCCCGACTTGCCGCCCGCCGCGCCCTCACCCCCGATGTGCTCGCGGGCCAACTCGCCGAGACGGGCGGGCGGCTGCGGCACCTGGAGTACGACGACCTGAGCGTCCGGCGTTCCCTGGCCGTCGCCCACGACGCGCTCGCCGCAGCCGAGCGCGAGGCGGACCGGGACGCGGCCCTCGCACTGCGCCGCATCGGTTGGCTGGACCTGCCGACCTACGGCGCCCCGCTGATCGCCCGCCTCACCGGCACCGACGAGCGCCGCGCCGAGGCCGCCCTCGACCGCCTGGTCGACGTAGCCCTGCTGGAGGAGACGGCCTACGGCCGCTACGCCCCGCACGACCTGGTCCGCGACTTCGCCCGCGAGCTGGCGGACACGGGGAGGGACATGGGCACGAGGAAGGACGCGGGCGCGGGAGCGCTGGGCGCCCCACCGGACGCCGCCGCACGCCCCGGCGCACAGCCGGACACCGTCCACCGGACCGACTCCGACGAGGAAACCACTCCGGCTTGCGCCGCCTCCGCCTGCGACTCCGAACTGGCCGCTCTCCGCTGGTACGCCGCCGTGGCCGAGCGCGTGCTGGAGGCGGTGGTGGAGCCGGGGCTCGATCAGGAGGACCGGCGGCGGGCGACCTCCACGCAGCCGGCGCAGCACGCGGCGGACGTGACCGAGCTGCTGTCCTTCGAGTCCGCCGAGGAGGCTTTCGCCTGGGGCGAGGTGGAGCTGGAGAACGTTGTCGCCCTGGTGGCACGGAACGCGGACACGTCCGACCGGCTTCGTGCCGCCCATCTCTCGGTGCTCGCACGGCTGCTCTTCCCCTACGTCCAGCGCGGTGGACGGGTCGCCGAGATGGAGGTGCTGGGGCGGGCCGCGCTCGGGGCGGCGCGGCGGCTCGGGGACGCGGCGGCCGAGGCGTACGCGCTGGGCGATCTGGCGGGCCTGCACTTCATGACCGGCCGGCAGAAGGACGCCCTCGCCCTCACCGACCGGTCCCTGGAGATCTGGCGGCGGCTCGGTGTCGTCTCCAGGATCCGGCGCTGTCTGAACAACCGTGGTCTGCTGCTGGAGGGCCTCGGGAGGTTCGCGGAGTCCGGGGAGGCGCTGCGGCAGAGCCTCGCGTACTCGCGGCAGTTGAACGATCCCTACGGAGAGGCCGTCACCCACAGCCACCTCGGCAACCTCTACGAGCACACCGACCCGCGTGCCGCCATCGAGCAGCACCGGCGCTCGCTGGCGATCGGGGACGCCATCGGCGCGGTCATCGTGCAGCACTCGGCGCACTGCAACATCGGCTACGCCCATCTCACCCTGGGCGAACCGGCCGCCGCCGCAGGGCACTTCGAGAAGAGCCTGCGCATCCTGGGCGGTCACGGCGACTGGCACGGCGAGTCCCAGACCCGGCTCGGCCTGGTCCGCGCGCTGCGGCAGCTGGGGGAGACCGAGCGGGCGGGCCACGAGTGCGCCGAGCTGCTCAGCCGGGCCGACGCCCGCGCCGACCGCTACATGGGCGGCCTCGCACGGCACCAGCACGGGCTGCTGCTGCACGCGCGAGGGCAGCGGGCGGAGGCGTACGACGCCTGGCGCGCGGCACTCGCCGCCCTGGACGGCACGGATGAGCAGACGATCGTGACGGAGCTGCGGGAGCTGCTCACGCAGTGA